The Penaeus vannamei isolate JL-2024 chromosome 13, ASM4276789v1, whole genome shotgun sequence genome window below encodes:
- the LOC113820645 gene encoding macrophage mannose receptor 1: MKMRAFVSLAFAVGLAGTVAGQTCYSPFTLVGSKCVYLETAAEMSWQEARDYCRGLGSDSGGGDLAAFPTCDDYVHFARFLALNAPLNKSVWVGARTLFTPNAWEWVSGEDLQTGVPFWYYNEQYDETENCAAADGNYYYRLIDARCDLVKNFVCEVPPMSKGQEAEAQAVSEPKAAVDPACHDHGIVVGDFCYVFYPQEETWDRAEEKCRTGHHEQGGQLYFPSGCHEFTHMAHHLEAAEDTNAYWVGGVDISGEEEWTWVSGENIPGGPPYWATGEPSHSHDNQPREHCTVMTAEKRYYLQDVHCDDRHPYICKLRFF, encoded by the exons GCCAGACATGTTACTCGCCGTTCACGCTGGTGGGCTCCAAGTGCGTGTATTTGGAGACCGCCGCGGAGATGTCGTGGCAGGAAGCGAGGGACTACTGCAGGGGCCTTGGGAGTGACTCTGGCGGAGGGGATCTCGCAGCCTTCCCGACCTGCGACGACTACGTGCATTTTGCAAGGTTCCTTGCGCTCAACG CTCCCTTAAACAAGTCGGTGTGGGTGGGCGCCCGTACTCTCTTCACGCCCAACGcgtgggagtgggtgagtggtgaGGACCTGCAGACGGGCGTGCCTTTCTGGTACTACAATGAGCAGTACGATGAAACAGAGAACTGCGCCGCTGCCGACGGGAACTACTACTACCGGCTGATCGACGCCCGCTGCGACCTCGTCAA AAACTTCGTGTGCGAGGTGCCGCCCATGAGCAAAGGGCAGGAGGCGGAGGCGCAGGCGGTGTCGGAGCCCAAAGCCGCTGTGGACCCAGCATGTCATGACCACGGCATTGTG GTGGGAGACTTCTGCTACGTGTTCTACCCGCAAGAGGAGACCTGGGACCGGGCGGAGGAGAAGTGCCGGACCGGCCACCACGAGCAGGGAGGCCAGCTGTACTTCCCCAGCGGCTGCCATGAGTTCACGCACATGGCGCATCACCTGGAGGCCGCAG AGGACACGAACGCATACTGGGTGGGCGGCGTGGACATCTCGGGCGAGGAGGAGTGGACGTGGGTCAGCGGCGAGAACATCCCGGGCGGGCCCCCGTACTGGGCCACGGGGGAGCCCAGCCACAGCCACGACAACCAGCCCCGCGAGCACTGCACCGTCATGACCGCCGAGAAGCGGTACTACCTGCAGGACGTCCACTGCGACGACAGACACCCCTACATCTGCAAGCTTCGGTTCTTTTGA